One genomic region from Salinicola endophyticus encodes:
- a CDS encoding GolD/DthD family dehydrogenase: MTQVQFDFSASVVMITGAANGIGRELAQRFAAAGASLVLVDKQAEVETVAAGLAGEPLAAVLDITDEAGVEALVERAVARFGRIDVLVNNAGIGPLAAAEAMETALWDATQAVNLRGVFFGCRAVGRQMLAAGYGRIVNLASQAASVGLEGHLAYCTSKSGVLGLTRTLALEWGPRGITVNAVSPTVVDTELGRYGWAGEKGERMKALIPTRRFATPAEIAHGVMFLASREAAMINGADLRIDGGYTAC, encoded by the coding sequence ATGACCCAGGTGCAGTTCGACTTCAGCGCCAGCGTGGTGATGATCACCGGGGCGGCCAACGGCATCGGGCGCGAACTCGCCCAACGCTTCGCCGCCGCCGGCGCCAGCCTGGTGCTGGTCGACAAGCAGGCCGAGGTCGAGACCGTGGCGGCGGGGCTGGCAGGCGAGCCCCTGGCCGCCGTGCTCGACATCACCGACGAGGCGGGTGTCGAGGCGCTGGTCGAGCGCGCCGTGGCGCGGTTCGGGCGTATCGACGTGCTGGTCAACAACGCCGGTATCGGCCCACTGGCGGCGGCCGAAGCGATGGAGACCGCGCTGTGGGACGCCACCCAGGCGGTCAACCTGCGCGGGGTCTTCTTCGGCTGCCGCGCGGTGGGGCGGCAGATGCTGGCGGCGGGCTACGGGCGCATCGTCAATCTCGCCTCCCAGGCCGCCAGCGTGGGGCTCGAGGGGCATCTTGCCTACTGCACCAGCAAGTCAGGCGTGCTCGGTCTGACCCGCACGCTGGCGCTGGAGTGGGGGCCGCGCGGGATCACCGTCAATGCGGTGTCGCCGACCGTGGTCGACACCGAGCTGGGGCGCTACGGCTGGGCCGGCGAGAAGGGCGAACGCATGAAGGCGCTGATCCCCACCCGGCGCTTCGCCACGCCGGCCGAGATCGCCCACGGGGTGATGTTCCTGGCCTCGCGGGAAGCGGCGATGATCAACGGCGCCGATCTGCGCATCGACGGCGGCTACACCGCCTGCTGA
- a CDS encoding D-tagatose-bisphosphate aldolase, class II, non-catalytic subunit, whose protein sequence is MSGHLLDAIVAANRAGRPSGIYSVCSAHPLVLEAAFDRALADGSPLLIEATCNQVNQEGGYTGQTPEDFRARVVAIATRRGFDPARLILGGDHLGPSPWQHLPAAEAMARAETLVAAYAAAGFTKLHLDASMGCADDPAALDDAEIAARAARLCLAAEAAAGERRGELRYVIGTEVPTPGGAHERLEGVAVTTTADLASTLAVHAERFADEGLDDAWRRVRGVVVQPGVEFGHADVVDFDPAGAQALSRAILDWPDLVFEAHSTDYQTPAAYRALVAGHFAILKVGPALTFAMREALFALAAIAAETPGIEAPDLDAAVERAMLDEPRYWHAYYPGDPAEQRFARRYSLSDRIRYYWGVPAVAATLESLFAALEAHPLPLPLVSQYLPDAYRAIRVGQLAPEPRALVRWHIEGVLDAYARACQDTTADACECGSR, encoded by the coding sequence ATGAGTGGTCATCTGCTCGACGCCATCGTCGCCGCCAACCGCGCCGGGCGGCCCAGCGGCATCTACTCGGTCTGCTCGGCGCATCCGCTGGTGCTCGAGGCGGCCTTCGACCGTGCTCTGGCCGATGGCTCGCCGCTGCTGATCGAGGCGACCTGCAACCAGGTCAACCAGGAGGGCGGCTATACCGGCCAGACCCCCGAAGACTTTCGCGCGCGGGTGGTGGCGATCGCCACGCGACGCGGGTTCGACCCGGCCCGCCTGATCCTGGGCGGTGACCACCTGGGCCCCTCGCCGTGGCAGCACCTGCCCGCTGCCGAGGCGATGGCACGCGCCGAGACGCTGGTCGCGGCCTATGCCGCGGCGGGCTTCACCAAGCTGCATCTGGACGCCAGCATGGGCTGTGCCGACGATCCGGCGGCGCTCGACGATGCCGAGATCGCGGCGCGCGCCGCGCGCCTGTGTCTCGCCGCCGAGGCCGCTGCCGGTGAGCGCCGCGGCGAGCTGCGCTATGTGATCGGTACCGAGGTGCCGACCCCCGGCGGTGCCCATGAGCGGCTCGAGGGCGTGGCGGTCACCACCACCGCCGATCTGGCCAGCACGCTGGCGGTTCACGCTGAGCGTTTCGCCGATGAGGGGCTCGATGACGCCTGGCGCCGGGTACGTGGCGTGGTGGTGCAGCCCGGGGTGGAGTTCGGCCACGCCGACGTGGTCGATTTCGACCCTGCCGGTGCCCAGGCGCTGAGTCGGGCGATCCTCGATTGGCCGGATCTGGTGTTCGAGGCGCACTCCACCGACTACCAGACGCCGGCGGCCTACCGCGCGCTGGTGGCGGGGCACTTCGCCATTCTCAAGGTCGGCCCCGCGCTGACCTTCGCCATGCGCGAGGCGCTGTTCGCGCTGGCCGCCATCGCCGCCGAGACGCCGGGTATCGAGGCGCCGGATCTGGACGCTGCGGTCGAGCGGGCGATGCTCGACGAGCCGCGCTACTGGCACGCTTACTACCCCGGTGACCCTGCCGAGCAGCGCTTCGCCCGACGCTACAGCCTGAGCGACCGCATCCGCTACTACTGGGGCGTGCCCGCGGTCGCGGCCACGCTGGAGTCGCTGTTCGCGGCGCTGGAAGCGCACCCGCTGCCACTGCCGCTGGTCAGCCAGTACCTGCCCGATGCGTATCGGGCGATCCGAGTCGGCCAGCTCGCCCCCGAGCCGCGTGCACTGGTGCGCTGGCATATCGAGGGCGTACTCGACGCCTACGCCCGGGCCTGCCAGGACACTACCGCCGACGCTTGCGAGTGCGGTTCACGATGA
- a CDS encoding sugar kinase, producing MSDAKPFFDIVTAGELLAEFVAERRGQRFTEAGRFLGPFPSGAPAIFASQAARMGARVAYAGCVGADGFGELIRERLTADGIDIGAVACDPERPTGTAFVRYRDDGERDFVFNLAHSAAARLALDEAGLARLADTRYLHVMGSSLTSPAAIALIDALVTRVHARGGQVSFDPNIRPELMRDSASREAVLRRVDDCDIFLPSEADIAWLGQGQGESEGEAEADTVARLLATKRLSLLVLKRAERGSEAFRAGEHQRVGAFSVTERDPTGAGDCFGGALIAALAAGDSLTRALTLASAAGAHAVTRIGPMEGASDRATLDALIASHGDLK from the coding sequence ATGTCTGATGCCAAGCCCTTCTTCGACATCGTCACCGCCGGGGAGCTGCTCGCCGAGTTCGTCGCCGAGCGCCGCGGCCAGCGCTTCACCGAGGCGGGGCGCTTTCTCGGCCCCTTCCCCAGCGGGGCGCCGGCGATCTTCGCCTCCCAGGCGGCACGCATGGGCGCCCGGGTCGCCTACGCCGGCTGCGTCGGGGCGGATGGTTTCGGCGAGTTGATCCGTGAACGCCTGACCGCCGACGGCATCGATATCGGTGCTGTCGCCTGCGATCCCGAGCGGCCCACCGGCACCGCCTTCGTGCGCTACCGCGATGACGGCGAGCGCGACTTCGTGTTCAACCTGGCGCACAGCGCGGCGGCGCGTCTGGCGCTCGACGAGGCCGGACTCGCCCGGCTCGCCGATACCCGCTACCTGCACGTGATGGGCTCCTCGCTCACCTCGCCGGCGGCGATCGCGCTGATCGATGCCCTGGTCACGCGGGTCCACGCCCGCGGCGGGCAGGTCAGCTTCGACCCCAATATCCGCCCGGAGCTGATGCGCGACTCGGCCAGCCGCGAGGCGGTCCTGCGCCGGGTCGATGACTGCGACATCTTCCTGCCCAGCGAGGCCGACATCGCCTGGCTGGGGCAGGGCCAGGGCGAGAGCGAGGGTGAGGCGGAGGCCGACACCGTGGCCCGGCTGCTGGCGACCAAGCGCCTGTCGCTGCTGGTGCTCAAGCGCGCCGAGCGTGGCAGCGAAGCCTTCCGTGCCGGTGAGCACCAGCGCGTGGGCGCCTTCAGCGTGACCGAGCGCGACCCCACGGGGGCCGGAGACTGCTTTGGCGGGGCGCTGATCGCCGCACTCGCCGCCGGCGATTCGCTCACCCGCGCCCTGACCCTTGCCAGTGCCGCCGGCGCCCACGCGGTGACCCGTATCGGCCCCATGGAGGGTGCCAGCGACCGCGCCACCCTCGACGCCCTGATCGCATCCCATGGAGATCTTAAATGA